Part of the Tolypothrix sp. PCC 7910 genome, GCAAATTATTTTGCCGCAGATTTTGATTTAGGGCGACCAGACCATCAATCAGCACCTACAGCTTCCACAGATTTAGCTAACTTGATTAAAACTTGCCATCAGAATGGTTTGCGATTTTTTGTGGATGTGGTGATGGCATTCTCACGCAATAATCCTTACCATAATGTAAGTTTTCTAGATTTTTACATCAAATGGGCTAGCGGCGATCCCGAACAAGGTGGTAGAGATGGCTTTGGTGGTGATTTATTTAAATACAACTATTGGGTAGAAGGCTATCACCCAATTACAGGGCAAAAATCATGGTTGGTTCCAGCCCGTGAATATTTGAAAGCCCATATAGCTCACTGGTTACAATACTATCGAGTTGATGGTTTGCGCTTGGATAGCGTAAACAATATTGCTAACTATGACTTTTTGCAAGAATTCAAAGACTTTGCGCGCACCCTATGGGATAAAAGAGGAGGAACAGGCGTTAGCGAAGCGGTAGCGACGTTAGGAGCGTCTCGCTTCTTAGTAGTGGGAGAAGAGTTAAGTGTACCTTTATCTTTGGTGCATCAAAATCGTCTTGATGGACTGTGGAACGAAAAGTTCAAGCAAATCATCCGCCAGGTAATTTTAGGTAAGAATGCTTGGGATGAACCTAGCTTTGAGTGGAGTGTCCGCAAATTAATTGATTGTCGCAACTTAGGTTTTACAGATGGTTCTCAAGCGGTAAATTACCTCACTTCCCACGATGTTGGCGGATATGGTAACGAACGTTTCTTTAATTACTTAGTAAGTAATGGTATTGACCGCACAGAACCACGTATTAAGCTAGCCTTTGTCTGCTTGCTAACTGCTGTCGGTATTCCGATGATTCTCGCTGGTGATGAATTTGCAGACCAACAAGATTTAGGGCTTACCGATGAACATGGGAATCATAAACAGATTGACCCAGTTAACTTCAGCCGAGTCAAAGACGATTGGCGACAACGCATCTTCCAATATGTGGCGCGGTTAGTCAAATTCCGCAAAACTTCTGATGCTTTAGCAGTGAATGATACCCGATTTATTCATACTGATTTCAATGATGGCAAACGAGTTTTAGTTTGGCAGCGTGGTAATCAACCTGATAATTTAGTAGTTGTGGTAGCAAATTTCTCTGACTATGGCACTGCTTGGGGTTCTGAGTACAGAGTTCCTAATTGGCCTGCAACCCCAGCAGGTAAGCAGTGGAAAGAAATCACTCAAGAACGCATAGTTCCTGCTGAATGGGTGGGTAGAGAAGGTATCTTCCCCTGGGAAGCGAAAGTTTATACTTTGGTTTAAATAAGGGAAAAGGGGAAAGGGGAAGGGGGAAAGGTTTAAATTCATCCTTTCCCCTTTTCCTATTCATGTCAGGAAATTCAAAAATCAAAAATTGAATTGCTATATTGTGTAGAGATGTTGCATAGAAGCAGTAACTTAAGTTACTGAGCAAAATCCCCTTTAAAATTAGGAATATTATCAATTAATCATTAACAGACTTACTAAACTCTTTGTGGGGGGGTATGATGAGCCGTCCAATTATTCTTGGTATTGTCGGTGACAGTGCTGCTGGCAAAACAACACTAACTAGAGGGATTGCTCAGGTACTCGGGCCCGAAAATGTCACGATTATCTGCACTGATGATTATCACCGTTACGATCGCAAACAACGTGCAGAAATTGGGATCACCGCCCTCCACCCAGATTGCAACTATCTAGATATTATGCAGCAGCATTTATCGCTGCTTCGCACGGGACAGTCAATTCTCAAACCAGTTTATAGTCATAAAACTGGGACTTTTGAACCACCACAGTATATTAAACCGAATAAATTCGTCATTATTGAAGGATTACTTGGTTATTCTACTCGTGGTGCCCGTGATGCTTATGATGTGAAAGTTTATCTTGCACCGCCTGAAGACATACGCGCCCAGTGGAAAGTTAAACGAGATACTCAAAAACGCGGCTATACTCCCGAACAAGTACTATCAGAATTAGAAAAGCGCGAAGCAGATTCAGAGCAATTTA contains:
- a CDS encoding alpha-amylase family glycosyl hydrolase; amino-acid sequence: MIIDLLSRKQTHFVLWRANYRETTPTLYIGSNSPQNPSQIIKVGEFPLHQSPDFPELWEVSPQECGLKEGQVYFYWFKVRNTDPYDAANANQILYCTDPTATTVDRRKSAPTPSEPGGVASFDPASVVLYQNGTLIPCDPDGQTVDWEGDTSLDKLPTNNRLVIYELPTRWAKIGANGAIEAGTGTFRDVLALLIAEAIAPTFPALRTLNNRAHMVELGVNALELLPPEDSDDNLEWGYGTANYFAADFDLGRPDHQSAPTASTDLANLIKTCHQNGLRFFVDVVMAFSRNNPYHNVSFLDFYIKWASGDPEQGGRDGFGGDLFKYNYWVEGYHPITGQKSWLVPAREYLKAHIAHWLQYYRVDGLRLDSVNNIANYDFLQEFKDFARTLWDKRGGTGVSEAVATLGASRFLVVGEELSVPLSLVHQNRLDGLWNEKFKQIIRQVILGKNAWDEPSFEWSVRKLIDCRNLGFTDGSQAVNYLTSHDVGGYGNERFFNYLVSNGIDRTEPRIKLAFVCLLTAVGIPMILAGDEFADQQDLGLTDEHGNHKQIDPVNFSRVKDDWRQRIFQYVARLVKFRKTSDALAVNDTRFIHTDFNDGKRVLVWQRGNQPDNLVVVVANFSDYGTAWGSEYRVPNWPATPAGKQWKEITQERIVPAEWVGREGIFPWEAKVYTLV
- a CDS encoding phosphoribulokinase; translated protein: MSRPIILGIVGDSAAGKTTLTRGIAQVLGPENVTIICTDDYHRYDRKQRAEIGITALHPDCNYLDIMQQHLSLLRTGQSILKPVYSHKTGTFEPPQYIKPNKFVIIEGLLGYSTRGARDAYDVKVYLAPPEDIRAQWKVKRDTQKRGYTPEQVLSELEKREADSEQFIRPQRQWSDIVVSFYPPEDAKEETNGHLNVRLVLRPTIPHPDFTSLLHLIDSSSDSAIRLGLDRDMSKPVDVLEVDGHATLEQVNKLEQIICSDMPHLKNICDRESNPELGKIAGTTGEVLQSYPLALTQLIITYHMLKATQIHI